Proteins encoded in a region of the Magnetococcales bacterium genome:
- a CDS encoding MucR family transcriptional regulator, with protein sequence MSSDLLKRAAGIVESYVSNNELPAGEIAGLLNKVYNSLVQLSASEAGGGLSGGDGSGVAGHEDSHSRMIRGSGRESAVADLKTSERELRNTKPEPIIPISEAVREDAVICLLCGKACKALKGHLTRSHKITIDDYRKMFDLPKSFQLVSPAYSEKRRKLAIDAGLGEKLRTARNRNRDNQE encoded by the coding sequence ATGTCTTCAGATTTGTTGAAACGGGCTGCCGGTATCGTTGAATCCTATGTATCCAACAACGAGCTGCCAGCGGGGGAGATTGCAGGTCTTCTGAACAAGGTTTACAACTCCTTGGTGCAACTCTCTGCGTCGGAGGCAGGTGGTGGCTTGTCGGGCGGGGATGGCAGTGGCGTGGCGGGGCATGAGGATTCGCATTCCCGTATGATCAGGGGGAGTGGGCGTGAGTCCGCAGTCGCCGATTTGAAAACATCGGAGCGGGAACTGAGGAACACGAAACCAGAGCCGATCATTCCCATCAGCGAGGCCGTGCGGGAAGATGCGGTCATCTGTCTGCTCTGCGGCAAGGCCTGCAAGGCCCTCAAAGGACACTTGACACGTTCCCACAAGATTACCATCGACGACTATCGGAAGATGTTTGATTTGCCAAAAAGTTTCCAGTTGGTCTCCCCGGCCTATTCCGAAAAACGGCGCAAGTTGGCCATTGATGCCGGCCTTGGTGAAAAATTGCGTACCGCTCGTAATCGTAATCGGGACAACCAGGAATAA